Part of the uncultured Anaeromusa sp. genome is shown below.
AAAGACTTAAGATGTTCTTACAAATTGGTGAATTCACTTGAGGCATGCCTTATTATTGGAAAAGAGGCAGCAGAATTAGTTAGAATATATCCTGGACCCTATTCTATTGAGGGAGTTTTATATAAAGTAGTAGAATACTGCAAAAAGAATACTGCAAAACTTGACTTTTCAGAAGTTATTTCCCAAATAGATGGTGAGTGGAAAAAGCGCTATAATGAGAAGTACGATATTCCTAATATGCTAGAGTTGTTACCAGTTACTGCTGCGCTTGCTTACTCTGAGAATACGGAATCAAAGAATGAATGGATACATAAATATAATCATGAAGCTTGTATCTCGGTTGACGAAATAAAATGCGCACCTTTTGAGTACGCAGTCCAGATGTATTTTGAAGTACTTGCTCAAAAATGCTATTTTGACTTATAGAAATCTAAGGAGTGATTTCGTGAGCACACAATTGGATAATCAGGATTCTGTTGAAGTGGAAGGACTTGAAACAAGAGAAGAAATTTCACCTGTAATTCCTTTGCCATTAGGGGATGCGTTAACTAGAGAACAGATTTATAGTATTTCTGCAGCTGAACCAGCTACTTTTGCAGTTATAGCTGGCCCAAGTGGTTGTGGTAAAACAACGTTGGTCACATCTATGTATCAGATGTTCCTTAAAAAGCCTTTAGAACAATACTATTTTGCAGGCTCTCTTACATTACAAGCTTTTGAACAAAGAGCATTTTTAACGCGGATTGTGTCAAATCAAGCAAATCCACAGACTCAGCGAACTCCAAGGGGGTCACTGGACTCAATTTTACATCTCCGAATATGGGATCATTCACGAGATAAATATAACAATTTACTTTTAACAGACTTTTCGGGTGAAGACTATAATGATCTTTCTGGCAATGTTACGTTGGCACAGGCGGAGTTTAGCGTAGTAAAAGCGGCACAGGTAATAGTTCTGCTTATTGATGGAGCTAAAATTTCCGATAACCAATATAGGCATACAGAAATACAAAAAGCTATTCATATATTACGTACATTCTATGATGCAGAACTCATCAATTCGACAGCTAAGATAGTTGTTGTAATAAGTAAATATGATATTATACATAATTTATACCAAAGTAAACCGGAGTTGAAACAGTTTGTCGAGAGTGTTCCTGAAAAGATATGCAGACAAATAGAGGGTGTTAGATCTCGTATTGACTTTTGTTTCGTAGCGGCTATGCCGGATGTCGCCGGTGATCTTGGTACTGGTTTTGGGTTAAAAAAGCTTTTAAATTTGATGATATCAGAAATTTGTAATCCGATTTGTAAATGCCATCCAACAGTTGTTCCATCTTCTGAATTCAATCTATTTAATGAAAGGATTCAAAAATGAATGCTAAATCATGTTTTATAATGGGTCTTCCAGAAGCAGGAAAGACTACATATTTAGCTGCATTGTGGTATTGTTTGAGTCAGCCAGACAAAAATGTTTTGAAACTTAAAAAATATTCCAATAATCATAAGTATTTAGCGCAACTATCAGAAACATGGCTTAGCGGTTCAAAAGTGTCTCGAACAAATATTCACGCAGAAGAGAAAACACTAACCTTAACATTAAAAGGTTGCTCAAATGAAGAGTATGAAGTAACCTTCCCGGATCTATCAGGGGAAACTTTTCAAAGGCAATATATAGATCGGGAAATAGGTAGTGATATTGCAGAATGTGTTTGTCAATGTGATGGAATTCTCTATTTTGTTAATCCATTAAAAATAGAAGAGCCTCACCTAATATCAGATGTTCCTGAGCATTTGAGGCCGTCTAACGTAGATTCAAGAGAAGTAACTTTACGAAATCCAACCCAATCAGATCCTATTGACGTACAATTAGTTGAACTACTACAATTTGTAAAATACTTACGAGAAGACGAACCGGTTAGGTTGGGCATGGTTGTGTCAGCCTGGGATACTATTAGAGAGAGCAAATATGATATTCCTGAAAAGTTTATTAAAGAAAATCTTCCATTGTTTTGGCAGTATTTGTTGGCTAATCAAAAAATATTTGATGTGTTTTATTTTGGTGTAAGTGCACAAGGAAATTCATTAGAAAGCCAAGCTGATAAAGATGAAGTGTTAAAGATTGAGGATCAAACTGAGCGTATTATTGTGGTAGATAATGACAAAAACAGATCGACTGATATCACTATGCCTTTATGGATGGCGTTAAATAAAGAAGGTGAATAAAACAAATGATAACGATTGATCAGGCTCTTTTCGGATATTCTAACGGCCATCATATGCTCGCTACTTCTCGCAGGTTATCTAATTATTCCCAAAGATTGTTGGAGCCGCTGAGTGACTTTTCTGGCTCTGAAATGCAGCCGGGATTTACAGAATATTTCACGGGGTGTCCGCTTGAGGAGGATAAGTGTTATGCTTTGAGCAAAACTTGGTATGCCCCAGAAATGGAGAGACCAGGTTGTGTTTGGACGCATACGCTTTTTATTGATTTTATAGATTTAAAATCTTTGCCTAAAATGAAGCCTGTTTGGGAACTTTTCAAAAGACCATCCTCTAGAAATGATACTAGTGTATATACAAATCCAATCTATATTGACGCAGAAAAATTAAGTGGTATAAATAACGGCAGTGAATTATCAAAGGAAAAGCTGGAATATCTTTTGAAACCGATATTAGACAGTATGGAGCCTGTTTTTGTTCCTGCAAGGGATACGAGCGATTATAACTATGAAATATGTTTTTTGTGGTCACGGTTGGCAACTAGATACGATAAGTATTTTTCATTTTGTACTGGTTCTTTATCTAACCGTATGATCGAAAAAAAACCACTTGATTTACAGGTTGTTCCAGAGAACCTCTTGAAAAGTGTTTCGCGTAACGTAAAAAAAGCCAATATTCCTTTAGTAAGCGAACCACGACCTTTCTGGTTCTCTGTAGTTATGCAAGAATTAATATTCAATAAAAATCATGATATTGAAGAGTTTATATTAGCGTTTTCGGATAAATATTTGAATAGAAGATATGTTAAGCCATTTGCTTTATTGCATTCAGCGCTTAATTCTAATAGCATTGATATTGTGAGCATTTTTGGAAAAATATCGCAAATTTTTTCTCCGGAAGATTGCAAGGAAATTAAAGAGCGACTTTTAGTGATAATTTTAATAAAAGGATTTCCTATATTAGAGCGAATAAATCCAGCAACAGTTTTAAAAGAGCTATCAACAAATCCCTACGATGATTATGAAGAGTTTGATAACCTATTTTTAGAAATAAATCTACATAACACTTGGAATGTAAATCCTGATCTGCTAACAACAATCTTTCAGTCTTTAATTGGTACCGAAATAAATAAATTGGGAGAGCGTGTAATCGTTGCAGTTTCTTCATTTATTGAGCCATATGAACTTTTCAATGTTACAGGGCCGTTTTTAAAGGGAAGTCATATTTTAGTCACTTTTAACCATAAGCTGGCTTTGTGTAAAGAATTATGGATGCAACCTAAACTTTTTCAAATTGAAATATTGCGTTGTTTGAATAAAAATATCAAGAATGAAAATTTAATTAACGAAATACTTTTTGAAATATTTGATACAAGCCAAGAAAATATATGTGAGCAATTATTTGAGGCTTTTGGCGATTATGCTGTTAATTATTTCTTGTTATGGGCAGAAAAGAAAAATAATATAGAATCAATACGGAGATGGTCGGATCTTTGTCGATTAAATCCATTAATATGTATAAAAAAGTTACCGTATCTTGAAAATATTTGGTTACTCGAGTGTATAATAAAGTCTTTAAATCCATATTCATCGGAAGTTCTAGCCATAGATAAAAGTACATGGATAGAAATTTTTTATAAGTTTTGTAATAATCAAAGATCTTACCATGAAGTTCTTCCCCAGTTTTTATTGCCTATTATGCTTAAATCAAATGAAAAATATCCTAGCGATATTGCCTATTTTGTCTTTAACGAGATGCATAGCAAACTTGAAAATAATCAAATGGATTATGAAGATTGGGAAAAGTTATCTGATTTACTGCCTGCTGTTGCGTGGTATAATAGCTGGGATAAGTGCAAAAGGTTGCGTAAGGCGGCTAAAAAACGAGGCTATGATTTCAATCTCTATCAAAACTCGTAAAACGACGGGTAGGATTTTAAAACCTTTGCAACGTTATATTCATCAGAATCCGCAAGACAACAGGGACTTTCCTTTTTGTAAAGGGCCGCCCTTAAATACCCCGCAACGTTGTTGCTTCGTACGTAACGGTACTGCCTCTGCGCGCGCTTCCTCGCAACTGCCTAGTATCTGGGCAATTTTGAACGGCCTCGGGGAAACGTATAAGAAAAAATACGAAAACACCAAATTCCTGGAGATAGTTTTTACTACTTGAAGGAATTTGGTGTTTTTATGTAAAAAGCTATTTATGGGTGATATAATAATATATACAGTTTATGGAAAATTATTTTGAGTAGGTATTCTGACAAAATTTCATCTGAGAGGGAATAGATTATGAAAATAAATGGAATTGAATCACAATATCAAAATTATGCAGTGCTCGACACTTCCAATACAAAGTGTAGTAGTAGTGAAAGCGTGTCTGATTCATTCAGCAAAGCGATTATAAATTGGGAAAAAAGAATAAAGGAAGCTATTGATAAACAGCTGGAAAATGATCGCAATGGCAGTATTCAGATGTCAGAAAAGCAATGGCGTAATCTAATGAAAAAAGTCGACAATGCAATCGATACCATTAAAGACAAACAAAAAGAGCAGTTACAACAAAAGGAAGGTCTGCGCTCGAAGGATACTGTTGTTTCCACGCATGAACATGAAATGGATACTCAATTTTTAAATGGCGGATTGTCAAGCCAAGTGCGACACCTCGTGTAAAAAGACTTGAATATGTCAACGCCGGTTTATTTTTGACCACCAGCGCCGGGTGAAAAATGACCAGTTGCAGCCGATTAAGAACTGACCACTCCATCGGATTTCAAGAGTTCACCGCTTGGAGGGTGAGGAATCAAAGACAGACCGGCTTTGTTGCGATTCTTGAGACGATAGCTCTGGCCTCGTATGTTTATGACATGCGCGTGATGCAACAGGCGGTCAAGGATGGCTGTCGCCAGCGGAACATCGCCCATTAGCTCGCCCCATTCGCCGAAGCCTTTATTGCTGGTCAATATAATGCTTCCTTTTTCATAGCGCGAACAGACCAACTGAAAAAACAGATTCCCGGCATAGCGGTCAAGATGCGTGTAGCCAATTTCATCGATCAGTAACAGTCCCGGACGTTGATAAACTTTCCAGCGGCGTTCCAGCCGCCCTTCGCTATCCGCTCGGCGCAGATCAGCAATCAATCGGTCCATACTGACAAAATACACGGAAAGACCTTTGCGAATCGCTTCCGTGGCAAGACCGATCGCCAGATGGCTTTTGCCGACTCCCGGCGGTCCCAGTAAAATGACATTTTCCTGGCGATGCACAAAACTCAGTGTTTCCAGTTCGCGAATCAATCGTTCATCCAATCCAGGTTGAAAACTGAAATCAAACTCGCCAAGATTCTTCTTTTGCGGCAGACGCGATAGCTTTAAGCGCGTTTCCTCGCTGCGCACTTTCCGGACATCGTTTTCCGCATCCAGCAGTCGGTTTAAAAAACTCAGATAGGTTGGCTGCTCATGTGCTGCCAGTTCCAGATGCGCATCCAGCGCTTGCGCTGAATGCGCCAATCCAAGAGCGTCAAGGCTATCGCGAACGTGTTCTAATTCCACCATATCAAGTCGCCTCCGCAAACTGCGCGTACTCGGTTAGCGGTCGGATATACACTTGATCGAGCGGAATTTGCACGGCACAGGATGGTTCATGCGGGATACCTTGTTGTGCGGAAAGCCCATCGTATTGTCCTGTGGCGTAAACATGTTTACGCGATTTGTGGCAAACAGCATGCGTTTGGAGCAATTGTCCGGCTTCATCGAGAATGATAATCTGGCCGCGTTGCAGCGCGACTTGAACGCACTTGCCGCTATTCCTCCAATGGACGCCATACAGCGCGCCATTGTAACTGACGAAGCCTTCGCGTGAAACCTTGCGATTTTCCATGCGATAAGGGTTGCAGATGTTTTCCGGCGGCAAGGCGCTCAACTTTTCAGCCGACAAAAGATCTACGGGCCGTTCGCCGGTTGTGCCGTGAACCTTTTGATTCGCCTGATCGCACCAAGCTACCGCTTGCAGTTGCAGATCGCCAAAATCAATAAATGCTCTGCCCGGAAGGAAGTTATCCCGGACGTAGTGAACCAGCCGTTCGACCTTGCCTTTGGTTTGCGGCCGACGCGGCCGGCAAACTTTCGGAATAAATCGCATATCCGTTGCGAACCGTTCAAATGGTTCATGCCAAATCGGTTTGCCGTGATCGGTGGATATAATCACCGTTTTCATCCTGTCGGTCAGCACGACTTCCGGTACGCCGCCAAAATACTCAAAAGCATTGAGCATGCAACGCAACAAGCTGGCGCTGTCGCAGCGGCGCGAAAACTCAATATAACGCGTTCGACTGTGACCAAGAACCATGACGAAACAGGCGACTTTTCGCATTTGACCGTTGCGAGCCTTGTAGTTCATAAACCCCCAATCCATTTGCGCTTGGCGACCAGGCGGTGTTTCAAAACGCCGGACGGCTGGTTCCATTTTGACGGAAGGCGGGCGAAACGGCGCCAGGTAATCCTTAAGAATCGTGATGCCACCGTCAAAGCCTCGTTCAATAATCCGGTCAAAAATCACGCTAGCATTATAGACTCCAAGCTCAAGCAGTTCTTGGATATACGGTTTAAACGGATCGAGCTTTGAGCCGCGTATTTTGCCTTTTAGTCGATGCGGTTGCTCACCTTGTTCCAGATATTTTCGGACGGTTATTCTCGACATACCCGTTTCCCGGGCGATTTGTGAAACGTTTTTTCCTTGCATAACTTTCATTTCTTGCAGCATAATAGAAGTGCCACGCTCCTTCATTGGCGCTACCTCCTTTGATGTCTCGACAACTCAAAGGGTAGCCTATTGGGGGAGGGTGGTCAATTTCTACCCGACCGATAGTGATCAATTATCGACCGGCGCTACTGGTTAATTATAGCCCGGCGTCGACACTCTTCCACCTAAAGGGTATTGGGCGCGGGTGAAGGCCGGACAGAACGTGCCTAAAACACCGCTACCTGCAGTATCTGGAGAATTGAAACGATATATTCGCAACTATGTTATAAAGTATCGAGAAGGCATTGAAAGCTTTACTGATAATGAATTAGCTAACGCCGAAGAGCTTAATTTGCTTCAGGAAGAAACGAAATCGTTTATTCGAGAAAAGTGCGCACAGGCTACCGTGAAAAGTCAGTTGAGAAATCCTCATAAATATATCATTGAGCATAAAGAAGAAACTATATACAGAAAGAAAAGGGATAGAGCATTAAAACGAGCCAGCTTTAGTCCTAGCTACTATTCAAAAGTTAAAAGTGAATATAGAGAGAACAACCCTATTCTTCCGCTGAGCGTCTCCGATGTGAATATTAATAGAGCATACCGGCTTATGGATGCTATCATTACAACCCTTGATGACATGGAGGCATATACCACTCTTCGGAAAGACTCAAGCAAGGATATCGGAGCATTTCACATAATGCACGCAAGCTTTCAAATCACAGTTAATGAACAAACGAGGAAAACGAAAAATAAAGATAACAAAGAACATGTACCTGAGCTAATATTGACGCTAATTCCCGAGAGTTGGTTTGGGTTTAGCAAAAAAACGCAGCCTGCAATGATATACCAGGACCATGATAATGAACCAATGGAAGTACAGGTAGGCAAAATTATATATGATATGTTTGTTGTTGCTAACAAATTGCAAGTAATGGACGAACTGGAAAAAAGAGAAGAACGGAGAAAAGAAGAAGAACGAGAACGCCAGCGTCGTCTGAAAAAGATGCGTGAGGGAGAATTGGAAGAAGTTAAACTGCTAACGCAAGCTTCGAAAGATTGGGCTAAAGCCCAAAAGATTAGAAGCTTCGCTGATAGCATGGAGTGTAAAATTACGGAACTTGATGATCAGGAAAAACAGGAAAAGCTTCGGAAGTGGCTGAAATGGGCCCGAGACAAGGCGGACTGGTTAGATCCTTTGACTGCAAAGAGTGATGAGCTGTTAGGGGGAAATCAGCATATCTTTGATGTGATACTGGCGAAATTTGAAGAAAACAGGTAAGTCTTTACTTAAGTAGGTATTCGCAGTTGGCTGCAATAAGAAGAGGAATTGTATTTGTTAGAACTTTCGGTTGGACAATGGGCGTGTTAATAGAATTCGGGGAGGGGTTTTATGAGCCAAAGGAAGTTTGAAAAGGAATGCATGTCTGAGAAGCATGTTAAATGGGAAAATGCAATTGGACGTAAAAAAGGGCTCTATATCCGTGAAGATGATATTAGAACTGAATTTGGGCGTGATTATACTCGAATTTTACATTCTACAGCTTATCGTAGGTTGAAACATAAAACTCAAGTTTTTTTTGCTACGCAAAATGATCATGTGTGTACGAGAATAGAGCATGTAAATCATGTTGCGTCTGTAAGTTATACAATCGCACAATATCTTGGATTGAATACGGAACTGGTTCGTGCAATAGCGACGGGGCATGACTTAGGACATGCTCCATTTGGTCATTGTGGCGAAGTTATATTGAGAGAAATAGCAAAGGAGATAGACGATAATTTTTGGCATGAACGGCAAGGATTACATGTGGTGGATGATATTGAAACTCTAACTGGGCCTGATGGTAATGAAGAGAATATGCTGTTAACCTATGCAGTGCGTGATGGCATTATTAGTCATTGTGGAGAAGTAGATGAAAATGCTCTTCGTCCAAGGGAAGAGTACTTTGAACTAGAGAAAATTCGTAAAGCAAATCAATATCAACCGTTTACCTGGGAAGCATGTGTTGTTAAAATTTCGGATAAGATCGCTTATCTCGGGAGAGATATTGAAGATGCTTTTCGTTTGAAAATAATTCAGCCAGTTAATATGAGAGATATTTTAAGATTAGTAAAAGAGCAAATGGGAATGGAATTGGATTGCATAAATAATACGGTTTTAATGCATCAATTTATTGTCAATTTGTGTGAGCAAAGTGATCCTGTTAGAGGACTGGTTTTATCACATAAATACTTGGAGCTTATGAATGAAATTAAGAAATTCAACTATGGTAATATATACGATCATCCAAGATTGTTATATTACAAACGGTATGCTGAGTTGATAATACAATCGATATACCAAGAGATTCAGACATGGAATGAGGGAGAAGAAACAGCTAATAAGGTACTGGAAATGACGAATTTCTATCCAACGCTAGGAAGATACTTTCTTGAATGGTTGCAGAAGTATTCAGATCTTGGTCGGATTCAAAGGCAACAAGTGGGGGAACGAAAGAAGGGGGCAAGAAATAGTAATTACAATAATAAGGTGATTTACAATGTGCTTTCGAATAATAAAGATTATCAAAGGGCGTGCGTTGATTTTATTGCTGGAATGACGGACTCTTTCGCGGAGAAAATTTTTAAAGAATTGACTAGCTTCTAATTAATGCACACTTAAGACGTTCCTATGGAGCATCTAAATGAGGTTTAGGTAAAACGGGAAGAATTAAGACAGAGGGTGACTTTAAATGCAACAAAGGTTTAACTTTAACGCTCAATACCCCTATGATGTAGATGTTGATACAGATGAATTTCGTCAATCTATTATTGATGTAGTTAGTAAACAGTATGACGTTGAAATAAAAGTGATAAATTTTGGCAGTTGCTCATATGGAAGAACCTTTGAAGGGATCATAGATATTAGTGCAGATAGAAAAATATTGGCGGCGGAATTGAAAAAAGATTTGGATGTTATTAAAGGAGTTCCTTGGCAGATTTCAATAATCGAAAAACTAGATGATAATACTTGATTCGGTGCTATGTTCGAATTGGAGAACTATCTTTCAAAGTAATGTAGAGATGCGTTGTTTCATGTGTCCATGTTATAATTAAGGATAAAGTAGATTAAGTTTGAGTAGGTGAATGGCATGAAAAAAAGAAAATTTGCTCTAACAATAAAACAAGCCGTACAAAAGGCCGAAGGGGATTTGCGTTTAGAAAACGGTCTTGTTTCCGAATGGGGTAACGGAATTTTTTCGCGAGTAAAAAATGGAGAGACTACTTTGCGGGATTCGAAGCGAGAAATTGACCATTATGTGCGGACGCGATTGGCTGTCGAATGATGGATGGTTACGAATCAGTACAAGATGTATATTGCTATCCAGGTACAACGGTTTTGAAGAATAGATGGAATGTTTCAGATCCAGTCAAGTTAGCGGAGATTGAAGATCTGTATTCTAGGCAACGGATCGCGGAAATTTATGCGGAACATGTAGTAGGCGGTCGCAAGGGCTTCGCACATTTAAAAAAAATTCATCAATATATTTTTCAAGATGTCTATAACTGGGCTGGAAAAATTAGGACAGTGCGGGTTCATAAAGGAACTACGACCTTTTCTTATCCAGAGAATATAGAAGCAGAAGCGGAGCGTATTTTCGGCTGTCTAAAAGAAGAGAGATTTTTACGTGGTTTGGATAAAACGCAATTTGTGAAGCGAATTGCCTGGTATATCGGAGAGCTAAATGCGTTACATCCTTTTCGCGAAGGAAATGGGAGAACTCTACGGGTATTTATTTGGTTGGTGGGTATAGACGCAGGTTGGAACCTGGAATTTGAGACAGTAGATCAATCTCAATGGCTGCACGCCTGCATTTTGTCTTTTCAGGGAAATATGTTGTTGCTTGAAGAACTTGTGGAGGCTATTGTGAGCCAAAATCCATAATGATGAATGATTTTTCTATTAGAATAGAGGGCAATGAGGGCAGAACTCATTGCCCGTTTTGCACCGTTATACCCGATACGGAGACAACTCGCATCAATGATTTCGCTGTTATATATGATACGGAGAACCGTATCATTGGTAATGAGACCGTTGATAATCACCCATCTACGTTGTTGCTGCTCCGGGAGCGCGCTTGCCGTACGCAACTGTACTGCCTGCGTGCGCTTCCTCGCAGCTGCCTAGTATCTGGGCAATTCTGAACGGCCTCGGAGAAACGTATAGGAAAAAATACGAAAACACCAAATTTCTGGAAATAGTAGTTGCTATTTGCAGGAATTTGGTGTTTTTATGTAAAAAGCTATTTAGGGCAAGGCAGTGTTTGGAAAAAGTGCAGGGGAAATGGTGACAAAAAGAGAATGTCTTTGCTGTCCTATTTCGCTGTTATATTATGATACGGAAACAACTTTCAAAAATGGTTGCATCGTTATGTTTGATGTGGAAAGTGTAACATATATTACAGACCTCATAAAAATTGGTCTAAATGACTGTTGTCATTCCATTATTAAGAAATAAGCCTTAAAATTAGATTGATATATACTGTAAACGAAGAATTGAATTTTTAACAGTTGAGATCAATGAAGTGTTGGATTTTAAGAAAGCAGGGGTGCATAAGATGCAAATTGATTTATGTATTGATAAAGAAAAAAATACAACTGAAAAAGGTAGAATTCTAGAACATTTGGTAGCACAACTTCTTACAATTCAACAGTATGAGGTGGTAAATACTATTAGGGTAACTGGCATGGAAATAGATGTTTTTGCCAAACACAAAGTTAACAATACGACACTACTGGTAGAATGCAAGGCTTGGGAATCGCCGTTGCCAGCGGATGTGATTAGTAAACTTTTGGGAAACGTGATGTTGCGACATGCAAATCAAGGTTGGCTTGTATCTACAGGGCCTTTATCAAAAGATGCAAAGGGTATTAAATCTGAATGGGAGAATAAAGACGATGCTGAAAGAGCAATGTTATCTTTTTACACAAATGATAGAATATTAGAACTCCTTCTTGACTCTGGAAAAATAATTTCTGGTGATCAAGTTAAGAGAAAATTAGAATCAAAATATTTTGCGGATGATATCACATTGATGTTAACAGAAAAGAAATACTATTGGGTAGTGCCTATTTTAGATAATCAATATGGAACCGTCAGTTATATAACTGTATTTGATGCAACTAATGGAGAATGTATTAATGATAATAATTTGTTGAGTGAATTAAAGCACATTTCAAATTTGTATTCAGATTATTTATGGGTAGGGAGCAATCTTAAGGTTGCTCATGGTATAGAAAGTAATGTAGAAGAAGAATTTAATAGTATTGTCCCTGTAATGGGAGGGGATGATTGGGAAGATTATAGACCTGCTCGTCCAGCAGATTTTGTTGGAAGAAAAAAAATAATGCTCAATATTTTTAAGTATTTTGATAATGTCTTAGATGAAAAAACAGATACTAGGCTCTTCTCTGTTACAGCCCCATCTGGAATGGGAAAAAGTTCGTTGATTTTAAAGCTTGCATCAATGTCAGATTCAAGGAGAAAGTCAAAAAAATATTTTGTTTACGCACTTGACTCAAGAACTGCAATTTCAGCACGTTATGTTGAATTATCCGTTAAATCTTGTTTTGAAAAGGCTGATAAAGAAGGATTTACAGATGTTTCAAATAGAAAACTGGAAACGTTGTCAATTATACAAATGTTACAAAGTGAATCA
Proteins encoded:
- the istB gene encoding IS21-like element helper ATPase IstB; protein product: MVELEHVRDSLDALGLAHSAQALDAHLELAAHEQPTYLSFLNRLLDAENDVRKVRSEETRLKLSRLPQKKNLGEFDFSFQPGLDERLIRELETLSFVHRQENVILLGPPGVGKSHLAIGLATEAIRKGLSVYFVSMDRLIADLRRADSEGRLERRWKVYQRPGLLLIDEIGYTHLDRYAGNLFFQLVCSRYEKGSIILTSNKGFGEWGELMGDVPLATAILDRLLHHAHVINIRGQSYRLKNRNKAGLSLIPHPPSGELLKSDGVVSS
- the istA gene encoding IS21 family transposase, whose protein sequence is MKERGTSIMLQEMKVMQGKNVSQIARETGMSRITVRKYLEQGEQPHRLKGKIRGSKLDPFKPYIQELLELGVYNASVIFDRIIERGFDGGITILKDYLAPFRPPSVKMEPAVRRFETPPGRQAQMDWGFMNYKARNGQMRKVACFVMVLGHSRTRYIEFSRRCDSASLLRCMLNAFEYFGGVPEVVLTDRMKTVIISTDHGKPIWHEPFERFATDMRFIPKVCRPRRPQTKGKVERLVHYVRDNFLPGRAFIDFGDLQLQAVAWCDQANQKVHGTTGERPVDLLSAEKLSALPPENICNPYRMENRKVSREGFVSYNGALYGVHWRNSGKCVQVALQRGQIIILDEAGQLLQTHAVCHKSRKHVYATGQYDGLSAQQGIPHEPSCAVQIPLDQVYIRPLTEYAQFAEAT
- a CDS encoding HD domain-containing protein — protein: MSQRKFEKECMSEKHVKWENAIGRKKGLYIREDDIRTEFGRDYTRILHSTAYRRLKHKTQVFFATQNDHVCTRIEHVNHVASVSYTIAQYLGLNTELVRAIATGHDLGHAPFGHCGEVILREIAKEIDDNFWHERQGLHVVDDIETLTGPDGNEENMLLTYAVRDGIISHCGEVDENALRPREEYFELEKIRKANQYQPFTWEACVVKISDKIAYLGRDIEDAFRLKIIQPVNMRDILRLVKEQMGMELDCINNTVLMHQFIVNLCEQSDPVRGLVLSHKYLELMNEIKKFNYGNIYDHPRLLYYKRYAELIIQSIYQEIQTWNEGEETANKVLEMTNFYPTLGRYFLEWLQKYSDLGRIQRQQVGERKKGARNSNYNNKVIYNVLSNNKDYQRACVDFIAGMTDSFAEKIFKELTSF
- a CDS encoding Fic family protein, coding for MMDGYESVQDVYCYPGTTVLKNRWNVSDPVKLAEIEDLYSRQRIAEIYAEHVVGGRKGFAHLKKIHQYIFQDVYNWAGKIRTVRVHKGTTTFSYPENIEAEAERIFGCLKEERFLRGLDKTQFVKRIAWYIGELNALHPFREGNGRTLRVFIWLVGIDAGWNLEFETVDQSQWLHACILSFQGNMLLLEELVEAIVSQNP